Part of the Drosophila pseudoobscura strain MV-25-SWS-2005 chromosome 2, UCI_Dpse_MV25, whole genome shotgun sequence genome, GATCCCGTACATAATGGACAGCACTCCCTCCTCGTGGTATATCGTCTTCACCGCCTGTGTAATGGAGATGTATTTGGATGCCTGTCGTGTGCCCGTGGACTGGCTCTTGCCCAGCGGCTCTACCTGCAGCTGAAAGCGTATCTTTAGCACGTCCAGAGGTTGGCAGGTGGAACGGGTTATGGCCGCCGACAGGCCTCCAGCCACAATCTGATGCAGTTGCTCGCGCGTACTATGCCTGCGTCGCGGACTTGGCGAGGGGCTGGTTGTGGTGGTGCCTGTTGTTACCGCCATTTCGTTACGTTGACCAATACGAAAATGAATGCCTGCTCGCTGCCTGTCTGCGGTGGCGGCTGTGTTTGTgcctgggtgtgtgtgcgtgtttgctCGTGCGGATTTCACTTTTATTGCTGCGACTGACTCCTCAATGGCATTTCTGTAAatcacaaacaaaaccaacagcatTATTAGTAGCTTTCTTCATGTTTTTGGCTATTCAAAACTATTCAAAGGTGCGGCCTGTTTACACACTCATCAACATTATGATTGCAAAAGATGGGAAGATGATTGGGGTAGGGGGGGCTCAAAAACTTACTAGAGTCATGTCAGTAGTTTCTCGCAAAAGTCCTTCATATTCCTGTAGTTCACCAACCTGTTCATCTCATAGACATTGTGCTTCTTATCCTCCCCATAGATAAGAGGCGGCAAACCTGGCCGATAGCCGCCAAAGTCATTCGGTCTGAGATTCGGATGCCAATTGCCGATGTTTTTCATGTCCATTATTAATCATTAATTATTGTGGCAGGCCACGTGCTTGTCCAGACATGTGGGCAGAGCGCAGTAGTCGACCCCAAAGGGTCCCCAAAGTCGTACAAAACGCAGGCGAGAAGCAGGAGCGCAACTATCTTGGTAAAGGCCATTTGAATTGCTTGGTCTTGGAAAGAGACTGGCCAAAGTTATCTGAATGGCCAGCTTTTATAGCGGAGCGGCACTGGTGGCACTGACGCATCCAGATAATAGCCAATCCAATTGTCATAACTATTTGTTACATTCGCTGGAAAACAGAATAGAGAAACATTCTGCATACAAGAAACAGCTGCCCATTAGCCTGTCCAAGGAGAGGTTTGTGATCTTCCTATAAATAGGAAGCACTCCGCTGGTGGGACTTCAGTTGGAATCCAACAGCGGACATCAATATGAAGACTTATCTCATTGTGCTTGCTGCGATCCTAGGAGCTGCCATCGCCGTCGACTACTGTGCACTGCCCACCTGCATGGACAAGCACGTGGCCTGCAATAATAAAGGAGTAAGTGCCAGACGCCAGAACCAGTTAGTCCACCCTCCAATCCATCAATCCCTCCCCTCTTAGAACTTCAGTGTTGATTGCCCCAAGGATGTGCGCGAAATCAAAATCGAACCCCATCGCAAGCTCATCCTCACGCTCTTCAACGAATTGCGGAACAACGTGGCTGGTGGTACCATTGAGAACCTGCCCAAGGCGGTGCGCATGGCCAAGATGTCCTGGTGCGAGGAACTGGCCCACCTCGCCTCGTACAACGTGAGGACCTGCGAGTCCATAACCGACAAGTGCCGCAGCACGGAGCGCTTTGCCTATGCCGGCCAGAACAATGTCATCTTCAGCTACAGCGGAGCTGAGTCCGAGTACACGGATGCGGAGATCTTGAAGGAGCAGATCGAGAACTGGTTCGCCGAGCGTTCGAATGCCACCCCCGAGATTCTGGCCAACTTCCCCGAGGAGCTGCCCAACAAGAATGTGGCCAAGTTCACCATTGCCGTGGCCGAGAAGAACACCCACGTGGGATGTGCTGCTGTGCGCTTCTCCCGCGACTTCTACAACCACTTTGTGCTCACCTGTAATTTTGCCACATCGAACATCATCGGCCAACCCGTGTACACTCCGGGAGAGAAGGCCACCACGGGATGCAAGAACCGCTACGGTGCCGCCTTCGATTTCCCCAATCTGTGCTACGCCAAGGAGATCTACGACAACGAGAAGGTGGTCGCTGGCATCAAGGTGTTCTGAGGATACTTGAGCTATCGCTATTTGATTTAAGATTTTGTGAAGttgcaaaatgcaaagaaTGTGATGTGGAATAAATTC contains:
- the LOC4803148 gene encoding antigen 5 like allergen Cul n 1-like; its protein translation is MASFYSGAALEALRWWDFSWNPTADINMKTYLIVLAAILGAAIAVDYCALPTCMDKHVACNNKGNFSVDCPKDVREIKIEPHRKLILTLFNELRNNVAGGTIENLPKAVRMAKMSWCEELAHLASYNVRTCESITDKCRSTERFAYAGQNNVIFSYSGAESEYTDAEILKEQIENWFAERSNATPEILANFPEELPNKNVAKFTIAVAEKNTHVGCAAVRFSRDFYNHFVLTCNFATSNIIGQPVYTPGEKATTGCKNRYGAAFDFPNLCYAKEIYDNEKVVAGIKVF